AGAAGCACACAGCTTACAGAGCGCGGAATACAGAGCGCGAGGGTGGATCGGCTTTTCATGATTTTCACTGGCTGCCGTGCTTGAGTAGCGTTACTCGCGAAAAAACAAACTGCCGTTATGGGGCGATTCACCCCGTCAAGAACAACTAGTTCTAATGGGGTAGGGTAATGACCCCCGATGGCGAAGTCAAGAAGATTCTATTTGCCGATTTCGAGACAACCGGGGGGGTATATGGACCAACCCCGGTCGCGTCGTGATCAAGCCGCCTGGCGTCGCGCACGCCGACGAAGCAGCCACCATCCACAAGTGCCCACGCCAAAGATCAATCCGGTGCTTGGTTCCGGCGCGGGTGCTAACGTGGCAGCCGAGTTGGCGGATACCTCCGGCAGGGCAGCCGAGGAATGCAGCCAATTGCTGGCCAGCATGTTGACATCGAGACCATTAACGATGCCATCGCCATTAGCATCCCCGGAGACCAGGCTCCCGTGGTGCGCCCAATTGGATGCGATTGCATTGATATCGAGACCATTAACAACTCCGTCAAAATTGACATCGCCGGGCACTAGGTTGGCGACGGCCTTGAACATGAACGTCAACTGCATGTTGACATTCAAGGCACCTTGGCGCACTTGCATGGTCTCCTGGACGGGCAGCGATAAAACGTATTGATAGGAAGTGGCTCCCGTGCCACGCGTGATCGTGGCATTAGCGCCTGCTGTGCCGCCGCCGGCGCCAGAAGTACCTGGGGCAAAATACGTACTGTACAGCTGGGGTCCAGATGCCAGCGACGGGTTGACCTGCAGATCGTTCCCATCGTAGCAGATGGCTAGCTGCGTCGATCCGGTGATCCCCGCGGCCGAAGCATTGAACGTGCCATTTGTAACGGGGATGGCCGCGTTATTCGTCGTGATATTGCCCACGGTGTTCGAGATGGCCACGCGGCCACCGTCACCACCGTTCGCGCCGGCGGGCGTCGTGTGCAGCGTACAGGCCGCATTTGCCGGAGCCGCACCAGCGGCGCCCGGCAACCATGATCCATTGTTCGTGAGGACCGTGATCAGCTGGTTCGCCGACGATGAAGATACCTTGAACGATGACAGGAAGTTGCTTCCAGAAGTCTGGAACGTCCCGTTTGCCGATGACGTGAGAGAATTCGCAAAGCCGGCGGCTAACGTCGTGCCCGGATCGGTCTGCTGAACGACGTTGTAGCTTTCGAGATAGGTGGGATTTCCTTGCGGATCGAGCACGGGATTACCGCTGGCATCGACCTGAACTGTACCTACGTTTCCCGAGAGCGAGACGTTGGTGCCCGATTGCAGAATCCAACCTACATCCGCCTGGGCAGCGCTTACCAACAGCGCAAGGGCCGTCCCCCAGGACAAGGTAAGCGTCAGGATGTATGCACGTTTATTCAACATCATGTCGGTCGTCGTGCAGAGACAACTGTTCGCTCTCATCGAACTCAATCCCAACTTCGCGGACGCGAGGAGTTCGCGTGCGCCACGAATATGGGCCGTCTCTTACTGTACTTACGCCTCGTAAAGGGACTTCCTGACACTGGGTGTGGGGGGAATATTTGGAACTAGGCAAGGACCACTCGACAGCTGCCGTATCTGCTACTCTACGCGTCGCCGTTGGCCGGCGAATTACCGTGTCGCAAAGTGTTTATTAGAAGCAATTTAAGGAAATTACAGCTTTCCGTCAGCGCCGATGGCAGTCGACAGGGCGGCACCCGCTGGACGAGGTCTTGAGGGCTGCCAATTAAACCCCCAAACGTCGAGTTTCGGGGGGTATTCTAAGGATGCTGCACCCGCCACGCACCAACCCGTGGTCAGAACCTCCTAATTCGCGCAATGAGGTGAATCTCGCTACGACCCACTGACCCGGACGGTAAGCCGTTCCGAGTCGGACAATGCCGTATTCCGAAGCGGTCGGCATCCAGGGCGGGGTCCCACAGGAAAACGTCCGCCCGATACCGGTTTAAGGCAAGTACTGAACACTGCCGGACCCCGCTAACGACAGGTTTCCCCCTCCGACGGGGCCCCTATCACTGCCTTGTTTAATTGCTTTTCCCGTCCTCCGGTTGGCATCAGTTCCCAATTCTCAACCGATCCTTCGGCCTTTGGACGTACGTACCAGATTCAGCGTCGTGGTCAGAGTATCTTAGGAGACTGCCCGGACCTGGCGGCGCTGGCATTACACAACCGGATTGGCATTAAGCCCCTGCAACTGCATACCACTCGGATCAAACGATGCACGCCACGATCTCACTTCGTCTGTCCACCCAAGTTCTCGTTTCAATGATCGTTATGGGCGTAGCCGACGTCGGACGCGCTGAGGAAAGCCCGTTGGTGCGAGAGCTTATGCAGAGCAATATGGACACCAGCAGCGCTGCGATTGCTCCTCCCTGGTCGATGAAACCGTGGCTGTGGGAAGATGACGTGAACACGACCGCGGCCGTGTGGGACCTGGTCGATGGTTGTCGCGATCATGACTTGCCGCTGGGCGCGGTTTTGATTGATAGCCCTTGGGCCACGCGCTACAACAATTTTCGTTTCGACGAGGCACGCTATCCCGACCCACGAGGTATGATCGACGCCTTGCACAAGCGCGACGTGCGGCTAGTCCTGTGGATGACCAACGTCATCAACACGCCGGAAAGCCTGGCCGATGCCGTTGGCGACGAGGAAGACCTGTATACCATCGGCAAAGACAAAGGCTACTTCATCAACGGGGGGGAGCCGGTATCGTGGTGGAAGGGCAAAGGCGCCATGATCGATTACACCAACCCCGAGGCGGTGGCCTGGTGGCATCGCGTGATGGATCGCACGCTCTCGTTGGGAGTCGATGGTTGGAAGATGGACGGTTCGGCCGAGTTGTTCATCCGCACCAAACGGCAAACATCGCGCGGCACGATGAGCTGGCGCGATTACATCGACCTTTATTATCGTGACACGCTCAACTACAGCCGCACATGTCAGCCTGACTTTGTCACGATGGTTCGATCAGTCGACATCGCCAACTCGGGCGGCATCGATCAACCGCACGCTCCCTTCGATGCCGCACCGATCACCTGGACGGGCGATCAGCGCCATTCCTGGAAAGACAAAGGGCTGAACGAGGCGATCCGCAGCGGCTTTCGCGCCTTGGAACGCGATTACCCGTCGGTCAGTTCCGATACCGGTGGCTACCAAACGGCCGCCAAGGAACAGACGGAGCGCATGCCCCGCGTGCTCTATCTGCGATGGGCACAATGGAACGCCCTCACGCCGTTTTTTCTGATCGGAGGGCACGACGAGCACCGCCCTTGGAAATTCGACAGCGAGTTCTTTCAGATATTTCGCCGCTACATGTGGCTGCATCAGGAGCTGGTGCCGTTCTTTTATTCACAGCACGTGCAAACCAATCTGCGCGAAGGAAAGCTTATGCACCTTGGCCCCGGCCGGCACGAGTTCATGTTGGGCGACTCGCTCTTGGCGGCCGTGATGTCTAGCGAAGACTCGCACCGTGAAATTACGTTTCCAGAAGGCATTTGGCTGGATTATTGGGACAATCGCATAGAGCATCGCGGTGGCGAAACGATCCATGTCGACGTGCCAGCAGATCGTAGTCCGCTGTTCGTGCGACGGGGCGCGATCATTCCCCTCGACGTGGAGAACGATGCGGTCAAGCATGGCAGCGCCGCCTCGAAAGGCTGGCGCACGCTCGATATCTATCCCGCGGCAGAGGCTTCGACGGCAACGATCTGGGACACGCGGACTTTTCCGCCCCAGGTGGCCCGCGACCGCAGCTTTGTCGTCCTCTCGCCCGGTGGGTCAGGAATGGAACTTCGCGTCGATGGTGGACCGACACGCGATACGATCTTTCGAATCCTACGCGAAAAGGTTCCCCAGAGTGTCACATTGGAAGGCAAGCCGCTGGCTGCGTACCCCAGTGGCGCAGAGTGGGAGAAAAGCCAAAGCGGCTGGTGGTTCGACGTGGCCGAGCAGCGCTTATGGATTAGACTTGCCGCCGTGAAGAACACGCGCGTCACGATCACCAATTAGGCCGGACGCTGCATCGGTACGTCCCTAAACCTTGGATCTTTTTGGGAACCTGGTGAGCATCGCGTGTCACCGCGAGATTCACGCTGGTCCCGCGTGCGTCTGCACATTGGATTCAAAGCCAAAGCCGAGGTTCGCAGGGAGGCGAGGTGCCGTAGACGGTGGCGGGAGAAATCTGCTACCCGAGTAGGTTGCAAAAAGCGCCCACCATGTCCGATGCAGAAGGAACGCTATTACGCCTTATTGCACCCCGAGAATGATGCAACTGCCGAGTGTCGAGCGGCATCGAACGGTTCAGCAGCGATTGCCGATCGTAATCAGCGTGCGGCGTCGATCTCGCTCGGCTGCAACATTCGTTGCAACTGCACGATCGCACGCCCGAATTGCTTTCGCGC
This genomic stretch from Pirellulales bacterium harbors:
- a CDS encoding dockerin type I domain-containing protein; translation: MRANSCLCTTTDMMLNKRAYILTLTLSWGTALALLVSAAQADVGWILQSGTNVSLSGNVGTVQVDASGNPVLDPQGNPTYLESYNVVQQTDPGTTLAAGFANSLTSSANGTFQTSGSNFLSSFKVSSSSANQLITVLTNNGSWLPGAAGAAPANAACTLHTTPAGANGGDGGRVAISNTVGNITTNNAAIPVTNGTFNASAAGITGSTQLAICYDGNDLQVNPSLASGPQLYSTYFAPGTSGAGGGTAGANATITRGTGATSYQYVLSLPVQETMQVRQGALNVNMQLTFMFKAVANLVPGDVNFDGVVNGLDINAIASNWAHHGSLVSGDANGDGIVNGLDVNMLASNWLHSSAALPEVSANSAATLAPAPEPSTGLIFGVGTCGWWLLRRRARRQAA
- a CDS encoding TIM-barrel domain-containing protein, which translates into the protein MHATISLRLSTQVLVSMIVMGVADVGRAEESPLVRELMQSNMDTSSAAIAPPWSMKPWLWEDDVNTTAAVWDLVDGCRDHDLPLGAVLIDSPWATRYNNFRFDEARYPDPRGMIDALHKRDVRLVLWMTNVINTPESLADAVGDEEDLYTIGKDKGYFINGGEPVSWWKGKGAMIDYTNPEAVAWWHRVMDRTLSLGVDGWKMDGSAELFIRTKRQTSRGTMSWRDYIDLYYRDTLNYSRTCQPDFVTMVRSVDIANSGGIDQPHAPFDAAPITWTGDQRHSWKDKGLNEAIRSGFRALERDYPSVSSDTGGYQTAAKEQTERMPRVLYLRWAQWNALTPFFLIGGHDEHRPWKFDSEFFQIFRRYMWLHQELVPFFYSQHVQTNLREGKLMHLGPGRHEFMLGDSLLAAVMSSEDSHREITFPEGIWLDYWDNRIEHRGGETIHVDVPADRSPLFVRRGAIIPLDVENDAVKHGSAASKGWRTLDIYPAAEASTATIWDTRTFPPQVARDRSFVVLSPGGSGMELRVDGGPTRDTIFRILREKVPQSVTLEGKPLAAYPSGAEWEKSQSGWWFDVAEQRLWIRLAAVKNTRVTITN